A genomic region of Cryptosporangium aurantiacum contains the following coding sequences:
- a CDS encoding DUF2304 domain-containing protein produces the protein MVIQFLLLLAVAASLVYFVRQQHGVRLQAGKRLAFVAFLLFAAYAVIRPDDLTWVAHKVGVGRGADLVLYATVVAFVFVVINFYLRTREMERRITELARAVALRDAEILNQHRIPTAPSARPDAEAAMLAAVVAEGKQP, from the coding sequence ATGGTCATCCAGTTCCTGCTGCTGCTCGCGGTCGCCGCGTCGCTGGTCTACTTCGTCCGGCAGCAGCACGGCGTCCGCCTGCAGGCGGGCAAGCGGCTGGCGTTCGTGGCGTTCCTGCTGTTCGCCGCCTATGCGGTCATCCGCCCGGACGACCTGACCTGGGTAGCACACAAGGTGGGTGTCGGCCGCGGCGCCGACCTGGTGCTCTACGCGACCGTCGTCGCGTTCGTGTTCGTCGTCATCAACTTCTACCTGCGGACGCGGGAGATGGAACGGCGGATCACCGAGCTGGCGCGTGCGGTGGCGCTGCGCGACGCGGAGATCCTCAACCAGCACCGGATCCCCACCGCGCCGTCGGCCCGGCCGGACGCCGAGGCCGCGATGCTCGCCGCGGTCGTCGCCGAGGGCAAGCAGCCCTAG
- a CDS encoding TetR/AcrR family transcriptional regulator: protein MSPAAPSSAAGRPLRADARRNYDRLLDAAREAVAQHGAETSLDDIARRAGVGSGTLYRHFPTRAALLSAVFHEQVEDLCREAARRLNDPDPAAALGAWLEAVVLHSIRYRGLATSLRSAWLAEGGDLTWCYTTMEGAAERLLNRAKEVGAIRADVPVSDLLRLVNGLALANLDVPDAEESAVRLLGYVLAGLSRS, encoded by the coding sequence ATGTCTCCGGCTGCGCCGTCGTCTGCCGCCGGGCGTCCCCTGCGTGCGGACGCCCGGCGCAACTACGACCGCCTGCTGGACGCCGCCCGCGAGGCGGTCGCTCAGCACGGCGCGGAGACCTCGCTGGACGACATCGCTCGCCGAGCAGGGGTCGGCTCCGGCACGCTCTACCGGCACTTCCCGACCCGCGCCGCGCTGCTGAGCGCGGTGTTCCACGAGCAGGTCGAGGACCTCTGCCGGGAGGCGGCCCGCCGGCTGAACGACCCGGACCCGGCTGCCGCGCTCGGCGCCTGGCTGGAAGCCGTCGTGCTGCACTCGATCCGGTACCGCGGCCTCGCCACATCGCTGCGGAGCGCGTGGCTGGCCGAGGGCGGCGACCTGACCTGGTGCTACACCACGATGGAAGGCGCCGCCGAGCGGTTGCTCAACCGCGCCAAGGAAGTCGGCGCGATCCGCGCCGACGTCCCGGTCAGTGACCTGCTGCGGCTGGTCAACGGGCTCGCGCTGGCGAACCTCGACGTTCCGGACGCCGAGGAGAGTGCCGTCCGTCTGCTCGGCTACGTCCTCGCCGGGCTGAGCCGGTCCTAG